One stretch of Zootoca vivipara chromosome 8, rZooViv1.1, whole genome shotgun sequence DNA includes these proteins:
- the RNF19A gene encoding E3 ubiquitin-protein ligase RNF19A, whose product MNVLAMSLHRQMGSDRDLQSSASSVSLPSIKKAPKKRRISLGSLFRRKRDTKRKSRDINGGVDGIASIESIHSEMCMDKNSIFSAYMSSDNGTTIISKQSGDFMECPLCLLRHSKERFPEIMTCHHRSCVDCLRQYLRIEISESRVNISCPECSERFNPHDIRLILNDDILMEKYEEFMLRRWLVADPDCRWCPAPDCGYAVIAFGCASCPKLTCGREGCGTEFCYHCKQIWHPNQTCDAARQERAQSLRLRTIRSSSISYSQESGAAADDIKPCPRCAAYIIKMNDGSCNHMTCAVCGCEFCWLCMKEISDLHYLSPSGCTFWGKKPWSRKKKILWQLGTLVGAPVGIALIAGIAIPAMIIGIPVYVGRKIHNRYEGKDISKHKRNLAIAGGVTLSVIVSPVVAAVTVGIGVPIMLAYVYGVVPISLCRSGGCGVSAGNGKGVRIEFDDENDITVGGTNAAVDTTSVAEARNNPSIGEESVGGLTGSLSASGSHMDRMGAIRDNLSETASTMALAGASITGSLSGSAMVNCFNRLEVQADVQKERCSLSGESGTVSLGTVSDNASTKAMAGSILNAYIPLDRDSSSMEVQVDIESKPTKFRHNSGSSSVDDGSSAGQSNAGCSSACLSENKSSAAKWSKDASAGKKCKGKLRKKSSMKINETREDMDAQLLEQQSTNSSEFDSPSLSDSIPSVADSHSSHFSEFSCSDMESMKTSCSHGSSDYHTRFTTVNILPEVENDRLENSPHQSGNSLLIPAAPNSEAPQLSYIAEECVYNGTSSVADMGTGETLKEANNNHSQHAVELNSAIQTEI is encoded by the exons ATGAATGTTTTAGCCATGAGTTTACATCGGCAAATGGGATCTGATAGAGACTTGCAATCTTCTGCCTCCTCTGTAAGCTTGCCTTCAATTAAAAAGGCACCAAAGAAAAGAAGGATTTCACTGGGGTCTCTCTTTCGAAGAAAAAGGGATACAAAACGCAAATCCAGAGATATAAACGGAGGTGTGGATGGTATTGCAAGTATTGAAAGCATACATTCGGAAATGTGTATGGACAAGAACTCTATTTTCTCTGCCTATATGTCTTCTGACAATGGAACAACCATCATCAGCAAACAGAGCGGAGACTTCATGGAGTGTCCCTTGTGCCTTTTGCGGCACTCCAAGGAGAGGTTTCCGGAAATAATGACTTGTCACCATAGATCTTGTGTGGATTGTTTACGTCAGTATCTCCGGATAGAAATCTCTGAGAGCAGAGTTAATATCAGCTGTCCAGAGTGCTCTGAGCGATTTAATCCCCATGATATTCGATTGATATTAAATGATGACATATTGATGGAAAAATATGAAGAATTTATGCTTAGAAGATGGCTTGTGGCAGACCCTGATTGTAGGTGGTGTCCTGCTCCTGATTGTGG GTATGCTGTAATCGCTTTTGGCTGTGCAAGCTGTCCTAAACTTACATGTGGACGTGAAGGCTGTGGAACTGAATTTTGCTATCATTGTAAACAAATTTGGCATCCCAACCAGACTTGTGATGCTGCTCGCCAGGAGAGAGCCCAGAGTCTACGCTTGCGAACAATTCGTTCTTCGTCCATTAGCTACAGCCAGGAGTCTGGAGCAGCAG CTGATGACATAAAGCCATGCCCACGCTGTGCTGCTTATATAATAAAGATGAATGATGGAAGCTGCAATCATATGACATGTGCGGTCTGTGGATGTGAATTCTGTTGGTTATGCATGAAGGAGATTTCAGACTTGCATTATTTAAG TCCATCAGGTTGTACattctgggggaaaaaaccatgGAGTCGGAAGAAGAAAATACTGTGGCAACTAGGGACGCTTGTGGGTGCACCTGTAGGAATCGCTTTAATAGCAGGCATTGCTATTCCAGCTATGATTATTGGAATACCCGTATATGTGGGACGTAAG ATTCACAATCGCTATGAAGGTAAAGACATTTCAAAGCACAAGAGGAACTTGGCCATTGCAGGTGGCGTAACCTTGTCTGTAATTGTTTCACCTGTTGTAGCTGCAGTAACTGTTG GAATTGGTGTCCCTATTATGTTGGCCTATGTGTATGGAGTAGTTCCTATCTCTCTCTGCCGAAGCGGAGGTTGCGGTGTATCGGCTGGCAATGGAAAGGGTGTCAGAATAGAATTTGATGATGAAAATGATATAACTGTTGGTGGAACAAATGCAGCAGTAG ATACCACATCAGTAGCAGAGGCACGTAATAACCCCAGCATAGGGGAAGAAAGTGTTGGAGGATTGACTGGAAGCCTGAGTGCAAGTGGTAGCCATATGGACAGAATGGGAGCAATTCGAGACAATCTGAGTGAAACTGCCAGCACTATGGCCCTGGCTGGAGCCAGTATAACGGGGAGTCTGTCGGGAAGTGCAATGGTCAACTGTTTTAACAG gTTGGAAGTTCAAGCAGACGTGCAGAAGGAAAGGTGCAGTTTGAGTGGAGAGTCTGGCACCGTTAGTTTAGGAACAGTTAGTGACAATGCCAGCACCAAAGCGATGGCTGGATCCATTTTAAATGCATATATCCCATTGGACAG AGATAGCAGCAGTATGGAGGTACAAGTAGACATTGAATCAAAGCCCACAAAATTCAGACACAACAGTGGCAGCAGTAGTGTTGACGATGGTAGTTCTGCAGGTCAAAGTAATGCTGGTTGTTCGTCAGCCTGCTTGTCAGAAAACAAATCTAGTGCCGCCAAGTGGTCCAAAGATGCATCGGCAGGGAAAAAATGCAAAGGTAAACTAAGAAAAAAGAGTAGCATGAAGATAAATGAGACCAGAGAGGACATGGATGCTCAGTTATTAGAGCAACAAAGCACAAACTCCAGTGAATTTGACTCTCCCTCTCTCAGTGACAGTATCCCATCTGTAGCTGATTCCCACTCAAGTCATTTTTCTGAGTTTAGTTGCTCTGATATGGAGAGTATGAAAACCTCATGTAGCCATGGTTCCAGCGATTATCATACCCGGTTTACCACAGTTAACATTCTCCCAGAGGTAGAAAATGACCGTTTAGAAAACTCTCCACACCAAAGTGGCAATTCGTTGCTGATTCCAGCTGCTCCAAACTCAGAGGCTCCACAGCTGAGTTACATTGCTGAAGAATGTGTTTATAATGGGACTTCAAGTGTTGCAGATATGGGTACTGGTGAAACACTGAAAGAAGCTAACAACAACCATTCACAGCATGCTGTGGAGTTAAACTCTGCAATTCAGACTGAGATTTAA